GGTCGGCGTAGTCCTTGCCCGGCACGCGCCGGACGGTTTCGGTGCACACCAGGGGCCGGCCGTAAACCTGGAGCTTTTGGATAAGCTTCTCGGCTTCAGCAGCCGTGCCGTAGTGGTGAAACGAGATGATGTCGGACAGCTCGTACATGCGGCGCGTGGGCTTGGTGAAGTAGAAGATGAAGGGCCCGGTGGTGAGCGGCTGCACGGGCCGCATCTGCCGGGCCCAGCCAAACGCGGCCTCCATCAGCGGCAGGCTGCGGGTAAACAGGCCGCCGTTGCCGGGCTCGTTGTACAGGTCCCACACCAGCACCCGCTCGTCGCGGGCGAAGGTGCCCACTATGTCTTTGACGTAACGCTCAAACACGGGCCAGCGGCGGCGGTTGTCCACGTCGGCCGGCGCGGGGCTGGGCACCCAGCGGCTGTTGTGCACGCCGGGCACTGGGGCCGGCTGCGGCCCCAGCTGGGGGTTGGCTTTGGCAAAGTTGACATCGTCGAACAAGCACAGCATCACGGTGAGGCCGTGCTTGTGGGCCAGGCCCAGGAAGGTGGCAAGGCGCTTTTTGAGGCCCGCCGGGTCGTGCTCCCACACCAGCTCGGGCAGGTTGCACCGCACGCTGGTGTAGCCCACGGCGCGGGCATAGCCCAGCTCCCGGTCGATGGTGGTGGGGTCAAAGGTTTCGGCCTGCCACCATTCCAGCATATTCACGGCGGTGCTGGGCACGTAGTTAACACCCCGGATGGCGCCGACTTTGGCGTACCAGGCCCACGCCTTAGCCGCCGGCCAGGGCTGAGTAGCTGCGGCCGGTTGCGTGGCCGCAGGCTGGGCGGCGCCGGCACTGCCCAGCAGCAGCAAAACC
This region of Hymenobacter sp. YIM 151500-1 genomic DNA includes:
- a CDS encoding glycoside hydrolase 5 family protein, which codes for MRYAACFHRVLLPVLLLLGSAGAAQPAATQPAAATQPWPAAKAWAWYAKVGAIRGVNYVPSTAVNMLEWWQAETFDPTTIDRELGYARAVGYTSVRCNLPELVWEHDPAGLKKRLATFLGLAHKHGLTVMLCLFDDVNFAKANPQLGPQPAPVPGVHNSRWVPSPAPADVDNRRRWPVFERYVKDIVGTFARDERVLVWDLYNEPGNGGLFTRSLPLMEAAFGWARQMRPVQPLTTGPFIFYFTKPTRRMYELSDIISFHHYGTAAEAEKLIQKLQVYGRPLVCTETVRRVPGKDYADLLPVYARHRVSWYSWGLVAGKQQTYLPWETTDQTINDPWHWDMLYPDGRPYRPAEVALIKAFRFAPVAQQPAPGKVGAPKR